A single genomic interval of Corylus avellana chromosome ca10, CavTom2PMs-1.0 harbors:
- the LOC132163265 gene encoding MLO-like protein 6 gives MAHLAPQSHQRFDFQKYIKRSLEEDFKVVVGISPPIWFFAVVFLLFNTHGWKSYLWLPFIPLLIILLVGTKLQVIITKMALRIQERGEVVQGVPVVQPGDDLFWFNRPRLILYLINFVLFQNAFQLAFFAWAWYEFGLKSCFHDHTEDIVIRISMGVLIQILCSYVTLPLYALVTQMGSSMKPTIFNERVAAALRNWHHTARKNLKQNKGSVTGTPMSSRPATPSHHMSPVHLLRHYRSEADSLHTSPRRSNFDIEHWETESPSPSHHHHLVGEGSSSHHNGHQMGQRNYIEYDVKELNSSQVAPLPQTDRLEHQIDIGPPKDFSFDKRTSL, from the exons ATG GCACACTTGGCACCTCAAAGTCACCAAAGATTTGACTTCCAAAAGTATATCAAGAGATCATTGGAGGAGGATTTCAAGGTTGTTGTGGGGATTAG CCCACCGATCTGGTTCTTCGCTGTGGTATTCTTACTCTTTAACACTCACG GCTGGAAATCTTATCTATGGCTGCCATTTATCCCATTGCTT ATCATCCTACTGGTGGGGACGAAACTACAGGTGATCATAACCAAAATGGCATTGAGAATCCAGGAGAGAGGAGAGGTTGTGCAGGGGGTGCCAGTGGTGCAGCCAGGTGACGACCTCTTCTGGTTCAACCGCCCTCGCCTCATTCTCTACCTCATCAACTTTGTTCTCTTTCAG AATGCCTTTCAGCTTGCTTTCTTTGCATGGGCTTGG TATGAATTCGGGTTGAAATCTTGTTTCCACGACCATACTGAGGATATTGTCATTAGAATCTCAATGGG GGTCCTCATACAAATTTTGTGCAGCTACGTAACTCTCCCACTCTATGCCCTTGTAACACAg ATGGGTTCATCCATGAAACCAACCATATTCAACGAAAGAGTGGCGGCGGCTCTACGCAACTGGCACCACACGGCGAGGAAGAACCTAAAGCAGAACAAGGGCTCGGTGACGGGGACCCCGATGTCTAGCAGACCCGCCACCCCGTCCCACCACATGTCCCCGGTTCACCTCCTCCGTCACTACCGGAGCGAGGCGGACAGCCTCCACACATCACCGAGACGATCCAATTTTGACATTGAGCATTGGGAAACTGAATCTCCGTCCCCCTCGCACCACCACCACCTGGTCGGCGAGGGTTCATCCTCGCATCACAACGGCCACCAAATGGGCCAAAGGAATTATATTGAGTATGATGTAAAAGAGCTGAACTCAAGTCAAGTGGCTCCGCTTCCACAAACAGACCGCTTGGAACACCAAATTGATATCGGCCCACCAAAGGACTTTTCATTTGATAAAAGAACAAGTTTGTGA
- the LOC132163264 gene encoding MLO-like protein 6 has product MAGASGGRSLEQTPTWAVAVVCFVLVVISIFIEHIIHLIGKWLKKKHKRALYEALEKIKSELMLLGFISLLLTVGQGIISNICVSQKVGASWHPCSKEKELELEETDSDDSNRRKLLMLSNSGETFRRFLASASSNSTDKCVAKGKVPFVSSDGIHQLHIFIFVLAIFHVLYCVITLVLGRAKMRRWKHWEIETRTAEYQFSHDPERFRFARDTSFGRRHLSFWTNTPALMWIVCFFRQFVRSVPKVDYLTLRHGFIMAHLAPQSHQRFDFQKYIKRSLEEDFKVVVGISPPIWFFAVVFLLFNTHGWKSYLWLPFIPLLIILLVGTKLQVIITKMALRIQERGEVVQGVPVVQPGDDLFWFNRPRLILYLINFVLFQNAFQLAFFAWAWYQFGLKSCFHDHTEDIVIRISMGVLIQILCSYVTLPLYALVTQMGSSMKPTIFNERVAAALRNWHHTARKNLKQNKGSVTGTPMSSRPATPSHHMSPVHLLRHYRSEADSLHTSPRRSNFDIEHWETESPSPSHHHHLVGEGSSSHHNGHQMGQTNYIEYDVKELTSSQVAPLPQTDRLEHQIDIGPPKDFSFDKRTSL; this is encoded by the exons ATGGCAGGGGCCAGCGGAGGAAGATCTTTGGAACAAACGCCGACATGGGCTGTCGCCGTCGTCTGTTTTGTTTTGGTCGTAATATCGATATTCATCGAGCACATCATCCACCTGATAGGAAAG TGGCTGAAGAAGAAACATAAAAGAGCTTTATATGAGGCGCTAGAAAAGATCAAATCAG AGCTTATGCTATTGGGATTTATCTCCTTGCTTCTAACGGTCGGACAAGGGATAATATCGAATATTTGCGTATCGCAGAAAGTTGGAGCGTCGTGGCATCCATGCAGCAAGGAAAAAGAACTCGAGTTGGAGGAAACGGATTCTGATGATTCCAATCGACGGAAGCTACTGATGTTGTCGAACTCCGGTGAAACTTTCCGACGCTTTTTGGCGTCGGCTTCGTCCAATTCCACTGATAAATGTGTAGCCAAG GGTAAAGTCCCATTTGTATCGTCGGATGGTATTCATCAACTACACATATTTATCTTCGTGTTGGCTATTTTTCACGTGCTTTATTGCGTCATCACCCTGGTTTTGGGTAGAGCCAAG ATGAGGCGTTGGAAGCATTGGGAAATAGAGACAAGAACTGCTGAGTACCAGTTCTCTCACG ATCCAGAGCGATTTAGGTTTGCAAGGGACACGTCATTTGGGAGAAGGCACTTAAGCTTCTGGACCAACACACCTGCCCTCATGTGGATA GTTTGTTTCTTCAGGCAGTTTGTTAGATCGGTTCCTAAAGTTGATTACTTGACTCTGCGACATGGATTTATCATG GCACACTTGGCACCTCAAAGTCACCAAAGATTTGACTTCCAAAAGTATATCAAGAGATCATTGGAGGAGGATTTCAAGGTTGTTGTGGGGATTAG CCCACCGATCTGGTTTTTCGCTGTGGTATTCTTACTCTTTAACACTCACG GCTGGAAATCTTATCTATGGCTGCCATTTATCCCATTGCTT ATCATCCTACTGGTGGGGACGAAACTACAGGTGATCATAACCAAAATGGCATTGAGAATCCAGGAGAGAGGAGAGGTTGTGCAGGGGGTGCCAGTGGTGCAGCCAGGTGACGACCTCTTCTGGTTCAACCGCCCTCGCCTCATTCTCTACCTCATCAACTTTGTTCTCTTTCAG AATGCCTTTCAGCTTGCTTTCTTTGCATGGGCTTGG TATCAATTCGGGTTGAAATCTTGTTTCCACGACCATACTGAGGATATTGTCATTAGAATCTCAATGGG GGTCCTCATACAAATTTTGTGCAGCTACGTAACTCTCCCACTCTATGCCCTTGTAACACAg ATGGGTTCATCCATGAAACCAACCATATTCAACGAAAGAGTGGCGGCGGCTCTACGCAACTGGCACCACACGGCGAGGAAGAACCTAAAGCAGAACAAGGGCTCGGTGACGGGGACCCCGATGTCTAGCAGACCCGCCACCCCGTCCCACCACATGTCCCCGGTTCACCTCCTCCGTCACTACCGGAGCGAGGCGGACAGCCTCCACACATCACCGAGACGATCCAATTTTGACATTGAGCATTGGGAAACTGAATCTCCGTCCCCCTCGCACCACCACCACCTGGTCGGCGAGGGTTCATCCTCGCATCACAACGGCCACCAAATGGGCCAAACGAATTATATTGAGTATGATGTAAAAGAGCTGACCTCAAGTCAAGTGGCTCCGCTTCCACAAACAGACCGCTTGGAACACCAAATTGATATCGGCCCACCAAAGGACTTTTCATTTGATAAAAGAACAAGTTTGTGA
- the LOC132164053 gene encoding MLO-like protein 3, with translation MAAEGGGSTFAHSLQDTPVWALATVCFFFIFVSLLLEHLIHLLSNWLKRHRKTALFEAVERLKSVLILLGFISLMLAVTQRPISKICISTKVAYTMLPCHKSAATLTSERRLAAAETTNASDHCASQGKTSFISQDGILQLNNFIFVLAVMQIIYSVLTMALGTAKMRRWEAWEKETQTVEYQVANDPNRFRYTRQTTFGRRHMNSFTTTTLHLWIKCFFRQFFRSVAKVDYLTLRHGFISAHLSTNTSFNFQKYIQRSLEDDFKAVVGISPLMWFLVVIFLLVDVHGWHVYFWVSFLPLMIVLALGTKLEVIVATMALQVQDQNSTVIKGAPVVQPNDDLFWFNHPKFVLTLLHYTLFMNAFELSFFVWVTWQYGIKSCYHQSVGFIIIRVVLAVTVQVLCSYITLPLYALVTQMGSQFKSAALEEQTVHVVKQWYAETRDKRKKKQDQSSTVSSSNRTMGSSDFSSHHRILTFSQEMTHPSSEIGNVEEGDQEIHQDELELGMVSSNIAHIELSEVTKI, from the exons ATGGCTGCTGAGGGAGGAGGAAGCACTTTTGCTCACTCTCTCCAAGACACACCGGTCTGGGCTCTCGCCACCGTTtgctttttcttcatctttgtctctctcttgCTGGAGCACTTGATCCATCTCCTTTCCAAC TGGCTCAAAAGACACCGAAAAACTGCCTTGTTTGAGGCAGTGGAGAGGCTTAAATCAG TATTGATACTGTTGGGGTTCATCTCGCTGATGTTAGCAGTAACTCAAAGACCCATTTCCAAAATCTGCATATCCACAAAAGTTGCATACACTATGCTTCCTTGCCACAAAAGTGCAGCAACGTTAACATCTGAAAGAAGATTGGCAGCAGCTGAGACAACTAACGCTTCTGATCATTGTGCTTCCCAG GGAAAGACCTCTTTTATATCACAAGATGGGATCCTGCAGCTCAACAACTTTATATTTGTGTTAGCTGTTATGCAGATTATTTATAGTGTTCTCACCATGGCTTTAGGAACGGCCAAG ATGAGAAGGTGGGAAGCTTGGGAAAAAGAAACTCAGACAGTTGAATACCAAGTGGCAAATG ATCCTAATCGATTTAGATATACAAGACAAACAACATTCGGGCGTCGGCATATGAATTCTTTTACAACAACAACTCTTCATCTTTGGATC AAATGCTTCTTCCGTCAATTCTTTCGGTCAGTGGCCAAGGTTGACTACCTCACTCTACGCCACGGTTTTATCTCG GCCCATTTGTCAACAAATACCTCTTTCAATTTCCAGAAGTACATACAACGATCACTGGAGGATGATTTCAAAGCTGTTGTCGGCATCAG CCCTCTCATGTGGTTTCTCGTCGTCATTTTCTTGCTTGTCGATGTGCATG gTTGGCACGTGTACTTTTGGGTATCATTTCTCCCGCTAATG ATAGTTCTAGCTCTTGGAACCAAATTGGAAGTGATAGTAGCAACAATGGCCCTTCAAGTTCAAGATCAGAATAGTACTGTAATCAAAGGAGCACCTGTGGTGCAACCCAATGATGATCTCTTCTGGTTCAATCACCCCAAATTTGTCTTGACCTTATTACATTATACTTTGTTCATG AATGCTTTTGagctctctttctttgtttgggTCACG TGGCAATATGGGATAAAGTCTTGCTACCATCAAAGTGTTGGATTTATCATTATCCGGGTGGTATTAGC GGTGACAGTTCAAGTCTTATGCAGTTACATTACTCTTCCCCTCTATGCTCTTGTGACCCAG ATGGGATCACAATTCAAAAGCGCAGCACTAGAAGAGCAAACGGTGCATGTTGTAAAGCAATGGTATGCTGAAACGAGGGACAAGAGGAAAAAGAAGCAAGACCAATCGTCTACTGTCTCAAGCAGTAACAGGACCATGGGCTCGTCGGATTTTTCTTCTCATCACCGGATACTAACATTTTCTCAAGAGATGACTCATCCTTCCAGCGAAATCGGAAATGTCGAAGAAGGTGATCAAGAAATTCACCAAGATGAACTTGAGTTGGGCATGGTTTCATCTAATATTGCACACATAGAACTCTCAGAAGTCACTAAAATTTGA
- the LOC132164546 gene encoding uncharacterized protein LOC132164546, whose protein sequence is MLSTLTIPNISIPIHLAMDPNSTPFPGKSHPSKPKTTRKPTELPISRQRRVFGTVCNDNVPVITVTQKPTTKPSSGVPQKQPKSTKLKNSPEKAKPRSKKKSVRFPEQAEEKSAENVEAVNVVAPGTPVASPAQTGLKIPGTPYQSAENCSKCRFNRLETSSYWLAQIKLAESVGKHFVSVAFFRLAFESSAEPIRSLRVELKRYLVRHGYLSEQTEWKEVCIGYGLLKDGSNTAAIEESGTRQP, encoded by the exons atGCTCTCAACTCTCACCATTCCAAATATTTCAATCCCAATTCACCTTGCAATGGATCCCAATTCTACCCCATTTCCAG GCAAATCTCATCcctcaaaacccaaaactaCTAGAAAACCCACTGAACTTCCAATTTCTAG GCAGAGGCGGGTGTTTGGTACCGTTTGCAACGACAACGTACCGGTAATCACTGTAACCCAAAAGCCTACAACCAAACCCTCAAGTGGGGTTCCTCAAAAGCAACCCAAATCGACCAAACTGAAGAATTCCCCTGAAAAAGCAAAACCCAGATCGAAGAAAAAGAGTGTTCGCTTTCCTGAGCAAGCCGAGGAAAAATCTGCAGAGAATGTGGAGGCGGTGAATGTTGTTGCGCCGGGGACTCCGGTGGCTTCGCCTGCTCAGACTGGGCTTAAAATTCCAGGCACGCCGTACCAGAGTGCGGAGAATTGCAGCAAATGCCGGTTCAATAGGCTGGAGACGTCGTCGTATTGGCTTGCTCAGATCAAGTTGGCGGAGTCCGTAGGGAAGCATTTCGTGTCGGTTGCTTTCTTTCGACTTGCCTTCGAATCCAGCGCAGAG CCCATTAGGAGCCTCCGTGTTGAGCTTAAGCGGTATTTGGTACGACACGGCTATCTATCTGAGCAGACAGAATGGAAAGAAGTTTGTATTGGCTATGGATTATTAAAGGATGGAAGCAACACAGCAGCTATTGAAGAATCCGGGACAAGGCAACCTTGA